AGCGTGCCGTCGTACCGCCCGCTGCCCCAGCGCCGGACCCCGAGCCCCTCCCGGAGCGCGGCGACGGCACCGAGCAGGCCCTCGCCGCCTTCCGTGCGCGCTGGGAGCCCCGCCTGTCCGCCTCCGCCGGCCCCCGCTACCTCGGCTTCGTCACCGGCGGAGCCACCCCCGCCGCCCTCGCGGGGGACTGGCTGACCGCAGCCCACGACCAGAACTCCAACTCCGCCCTCGACGGCGGTGGCCAGGCCCTCGAACGCGAAACCGTCACCTGGCTCCGCGAGCTCTTCGGCCCCTCCGAAGCCCACACAGGCACCTTCGTCAGCGGCGCCACGATGTCCAACACCACCGGCCTCGCCATCGCCCGCGAATGGCTCGGCGAACGCCTCGGGGTCTCGCCGGCCGACGACGGCGCCGCTGCCCTCGGGCCCGTCCGGGTCCTCTCCGGCGCCCCCCACTCCTCCATCGCCAAGGGCCTCTCGGTCCTCGGCCTCGGCCGCAACTCCCTCGTCCCGGTCCCCACCCTCCCCGGCCGCGAGGCCGTCGACCCCGCGGCCCTCGACCGGGCCCTCGCCGACACGCCCGGCCCGGCCGTGGTCGTCGCCAACGCCGGCACCGTCAACACCGTCGATTTCGACGACCTCCGCGCCATCGCCGCCCTCCGCGAACGCCACGACTTCTGGCTGCACACCGACGCCGCCTTCGGCGCCTTCGCCGCCCTCTCCCCGGACCACGCCCACCTCACCGACGGCCTCGACGCCTCCGACTCCGTCTGCGTCGACCTCCACAAGTGGCTCAACGTCCCCTACGACAGTGCCGTCCAGTTCACCCGCCGCCGCGACCTGCAGGCCCGCGTCTTCCAGAACGCCGCCGCCTACCTCGGCCCCCTCGGCGAACACCCCGACCTGGTCCACCTCACCCCGGAGAACTCCCACCGACTGCGCGCCCTCGCCGCCTGGTTCACCCTGCGCGCCTACGGCCGCCGGGGTCACCGCGAGATCGTCGAACGCGACATCGCCTGCGCCCGCGCACTCGGCGAACGGCTCTCCGAAGACCCGGCCTTCCGCCTCCTCGCCCCGGTCCGC
This genomic window from Streptomyces sp. NBC_01351 contains:
- a CDS encoding pyridoxal phosphate-dependent decarboxylase family protein, with product MDPTLAADLARLPELLEATRRAAADALATLDERAVVPPAAPAPDPEPLPERGDGTEQALAAFRARWEPRLSASAGPRYLGFVTGGATPAALAGDWLTAAHDQNSNSALDGGGQALERETVTWLRELFGPSEAHTGTFVSGATMSNTTGLAIAREWLGERLGVSPADDGAAALGPVRVLSGAPHSSIAKGLSVLGLGRNSLVPVPTLPGREAVDPAALDRALADTPGPAVVVANAGTVNTVDFDDLRAIAALRERHDFWLHTDAAFGAFAALSPDHAHLTDGLDASDSVCVDLHKWLNVPYDSAVQFTRRRDLQARVFQNAAAYLGPLGEHPDLVHLTPENSHRLRALAAWFTLRAYGRRGHREIVERDIACARALGERLSEDPAFRLLAPVRLNVVCFTLAETPTQARLTALREAVSSEVFLTPTVYAGTPALRAAFSNWRTTQADVRRAAEALRTAAKDLT